In a genomic window of Nodosilinea sp. E11:
- a CDS encoding adenylate/guanylate cyclase domain-containing protein: MNLRHKTLLVTTLPLLGLLVILYSSYSAILQRSYGRLERQDAQRNLQRVDETLAGDLAQMHSVTQDWAAWNDTYAFIQNANPAYIESNLSKYAFESLRLNVVALVNRDGDLVYGAGYDFETRAFLPFPSDLAQQLTPESPLMQFPHLAYHHKGIMVVNGQLMLVVVEPILRSDATGPARGALLMGRTLSDEVVDTLALRTRLDLKLHLLDDDLPETLQTALASLGEVSDSTTPATLVRSHSADTLEGYVLWPDIYGNPQALLEVKLPRDIYRQGQISRYYLGWSLLGSYLIFTGGMLLLLDRVILRRLLRLSQQVQHIGRSNDLSQRVQVQGTDELNQLGNQINDMLGELQISNEKLATEQQKAEQLLLNILPAAIAGELMQAKTSIPQHFDEVTILFADIVGFTSLSHHLSPIKLVDLLNQIFSAFDSLAEHLGLEKIKTIGDAYMVAAGLPLRRPDHAEAIAEMALAMQQVTTSFKAESGEPLEIRIGINTGVVVAGVIGTKKFIYDLWGDAVNVASRMESSSEPGRIQVTAATYDRLKDYYQLEYRGRTAIKGRGEMETYWLLGHRPDALFCPLKKFSLEAHNPGAVLGP; this comes from the coding sequence ATGAACCTGCGTCACAAGACCTTACTCGTCACTACGCTGCCTCTGCTAGGGCTGCTAGTAATTCTCTACAGCAGTTATTCCGCCATTTTGCAGCGTAGCTACGGTCGCCTAGAACGGCAAGACGCCCAGCGCAACCTGCAACGGGTTGATGAAACGCTGGCGGGTGACCTGGCTCAAATGCATAGCGTTACCCAAGACTGGGCTGCCTGGAACGATACCTACGCCTTTATTCAAAACGCTAACCCCGCCTATATCGAGTCAAATTTAAGCAAATATGCGTTTGAGAGCCTGCGACTCAACGTTGTGGCCTTAGTCAACCGAGATGGTGACTTGGTCTATGGCGCAGGCTACGACTTTGAAACGAGAGCCTTTTTGCCATTTCCCTCTGACCTTGCCCAGCAGCTCACCCCTGAGAGCCCCCTGATGCAGTTTCCGCACCTGGCTTACCACCATAAGGGCATTATGGTCGTTAATGGCCAACTCATGCTGGTGGTGGTCGAGCCGATTTTGCGCAGCGATGCGACCGGTCCAGCCAGGGGTGCTCTGCTGATGGGGCGTACCCTGAGTGATGAGGTGGTCGACACTCTAGCCCTGCGAACTCGGTTAGATCTAAAGCTGCACTTGCTTGACGATGATCTGCCAGAGACTCTTCAGACGGCGCTGGCGAGCCTGGGCGAAGTCTCAGATTCTACGACTCCTGCGACCTTAGTGCGATCGCACAGTGCCGATACGCTAGAGGGCTATGTTCTGTGGCCCGATATCTATGGCAATCCCCAGGCGCTGCTAGAGGTCAAGTTACCCCGCGACATTTATCGCCAGGGGCAGATTAGCCGTTACTACTTAGGCTGGTCACTGCTGGGGTCATACCTGATATTTACCGGTGGTATGCTGCTGCTGCTCGATCGCGTCATTTTGCGACGGCTGCTGAGGCTGAGTCAGCAGGTACAGCACATTGGCCGGTCGAATGATCTGAGCCAGCGGGTACAGGTGCAGGGCACCGACGAACTCAACCAGCTCGGCAACCAAATTAACGACATGTTGGGCGAGCTGCAAATTAGTAACGAAAAACTGGCCACCGAGCAGCAAAAGGCCGAGCAACTGTTGCTCAATATTCTCCCCGCCGCGATCGCCGGAGAACTGATGCAGGCCAAAACCTCGATCCCCCAGCACTTCGACGAGGTCACCATTCTGTTTGCTGACATTGTTGGCTTCACCAGCCTGTCTCACCATCTATCGCCCATCAAGTTAGTCGATCTGCTCAATCAAATCTTTTCTGCCTTCGACAGCCTGGCCGAGCATCTGGGGCTAGAAAAGATCAAGACCATTGGCGATGCTTATATGGTGGCGGCAGGGCTGCCCCTTCGTCGTCCTGACCATGCGGAGGCGATCGCTGAAATGGCCCTCGCTATGCAGCAGGTCACCACCTCCTTCAAAGCCGAGTCCGGTGAACCACTGGAGATTCGGATTGGCATCAACACTGGTGTGGTCGTAGCTGGGGTGATTGGCACCAAAAAGTTTATCTACGACCTCTGGGGCGACGCCGTTAACGTGGCCAGCCGCATGGAATCCTCCAGTGAGCCAGGCAGAATTCAAGTGACTGCCGCCACCTACGATCGCCTCAAAGACTACTACCAGCTAGAATACCGGGGCCGCACTGCGATCAAAGGGCGGGGCGAAATGGAAACCTACTGGCTGTTAGGGCATCGTCCTGATGCGCTGTTTTGCCCCCTCAAAAAATTTAGCCTGGAGGCCCACAATCCTGGCGCAGTCCTCGGGCCTTGA